The following nucleotide sequence is from Mesobacillus jeotgali.
AAGGCTTGACGGCTATCGTTTCGGTCAAGCATCCGGATCCACAGTTCGAGGGCCAGACAAAAACAAAGCTCGGAAATTCTGAGGTTCGTACGGTAACTGACACACTATTTTCCGACCACTTTGAAAAATTCATGCTCGAAAATCCGAATGTTGCGAGAAAGATTGTCGACAAAGGACTGATGGCAGCAAGAGCAAGACTTGCGGCGAAAAAGGCACGCGAACTGACAAGGAGAAAGAGTGCACTTGAAATTTCAAGCTTGCCGGGAAAACTGGCTGACTGTTCTTCAAAGGACCCATCCATCAGTGAAATCTATGTCGTTGAGGGTGACTCTGCGGGCGGATCTGCCAAGCAGGGCCGTGACCGCCACTTCCAGGCGATCCTGCCATTACGCGGTAAAATCCTGAACGTTGAAAAATCACGCCTGGATAAAATTTTATCCAATAATGAGGTAAGAGCGATCATTACGGCGATCGGCACAGGAATTGGCGAAGACTTCGACCTTTCAAAAGCTCGATACCAAAAAATCGTAATCATGACCGACGCCGATGTCGACGGCGCTCATATCCGTACTTTATTATTGACGTTTTTCTACCGTTATATGAGAAAGATCCTTGAAGCAGGGTACATTTATATTGCCCAGCCGCCTTTATACAAGATCCAGCAAGGTAAGAAAGTCGAGTATGCTTATAACGACAAGCAGCTTGAAGAGATTCTCGCGGAACTTCCACAGCAGCCGAAGCCAGGCATCCAGCGTTACAAGGGTCTTGGTGAGATGAATCCAGAGCAGCTATGGGAGACAACGATGAATCCTGAAACAAGGACACTGCTCCAGGTAAGCCTTGAAGATGCAATCGAATCGGATGAAACCTTTGAAATCCTGATGGGTGATAAGGTAGAGCCTCGACGCAATTTCATCGAGCAGAATGCGCTTTATGTAAAGAACCTGGATATTTAATAATATATGCTCAGGATAGAAGGTTCTGCCTCTATCCTGCTTTTTCTGAAATGGCCAAGGGGCCGCGCAAAGCGCTTTGCCCCTGTATGGCCGTGCTGAAAAGAGTTCCTAAAGGAGGTCTCTCTTAAATGGCTGAAACACCAAATCCACGTGTAAAAGAGATTAATATTAGCCAGGAAATGCGATCATCCTTCCTGGATTATGCGATGAGTGTTATCGTCGCACGTGCGCTTCCAGATGTCCGTGACGGCTTGAAGCCGGTACACAGAAGGATTCTGTACGCGATGCATGACCTTGGCATGCATTCAGATAAGGCCTACAAAAAATCGGCGAGGATCGTCGGTGAAGTTATCGGTAAGTATCACCCTCACGGTGACTCTGCTGTATACGACACAATGGTCCGTATGGCTCAGGATTTTAACTATCGTTATATGCTTGTTGATGGACATGGAAACTTTGGTTCTGTCGATGGCGACGCGGCTGCTGCGATGCGTTATACAGAAGCTCGTATGTCGAAAATCTCGATGGAGCTTCTGCGCGACATCAATAAAGATACAATTGATTATCAGGACAACTATGACGGTTCTGAAAGAGAACCCATTGTCATGCCTTCAAGGTTCCCGAACCTGCTCGTCAACGGTACGTCCGGTATCGCTGTCGGAATGGCGACAAACATCCCTCCTCACCAGCTTGGCGAGGTGATAGATGGGGTATTGGCAATCAGTAAGGATCCTGACATGACCATCATGGAATTGATGGAGATCATCACAGGACCTGACTTCCCGACAGCAGGATTGATATTAGGCCGCAGCGGCATCCGCAAGGCTTATGAGACTGGCCGCGGTTCAATTACCCTGCGTGCGAAGGTTGAAATCGAACAGAAATCAAACGGCAAGGAAGTCATCATTGTTAGAGAACTGCCTTACCAGGTTAACAAAGCCAAGCTGATTGAAAAAATCGCTGAATTAGTCCGCGACAAGAGGCTTGACGGCATCACAGACCTGCGAGATGAATCTGACCGGAAGGGTATGAGGATTGTAATTGAAGTTCGCAAGGATGCGAATGCCAATGTCCTTTTAAATAACCTTTATAAACAAACTGCATTGCAGACAAGCTTTGGTATCAACCTTCTCGCTTTAGTCGATGGACAGCCGAAGGTCCTTAACCTCAAACAATGTCTGACCT
It contains:
- the gyrB gene encoding DNA topoisomerase (ATP-hydrolyzing) subunit B, producing MQGQAYDENQIQVLEGLEAVRKRPGMYIGSTSGKGLHHLVWEIVDNSIDEALAGYCDEINVIIEEDNSITVQDNGRGIPVGIHEKMGRPAVEVIMTVLHAGGKFGGGGYKVSGGLHGVGASVVNALSTYLEVFVHRDGKVHYQKFERGAVGDPLKVIDETDRTGTTVHFKPDPEIFTETLEYDYDTLANRLRELAFLNRAIKITIEDKRGEGKKNEYYYEGGIKSYVEHLNRTREVLHEEPIYIEGEKEGITVEVALQYNDSFTGNIYSFANNIHTYEGGTHEFGFKTALTRVINDYARKHGIFKESDSNLSGEDVREGLTAIVSVKHPDPQFEGQTKTKLGNSEVRTVTDTLFSDHFEKFMLENPNVARKIVDKGLMAARARLAAKKARELTRRKSALEISSLPGKLADCSSKDPSISEIYVVEGDSAGGSAKQGRDRHFQAILPLRGKILNVEKSRLDKILSNNEVRAIITAIGTGIGEDFDLSKARYQKIVIMTDADVDGAHIRTLLLTFFYRYMRKILEAGYIYIAQPPLYKIQQGKKVEYAYNDKQLEEILAELPQQPKPGIQRYKGLGEMNPEQLWETTMNPETRTLLQVSLEDAIESDETFEILMGDKVEPRRNFIEQNALYVKNLDI